The proteins below come from a single Caenibius sp. WL genomic window:
- a CDS encoding transglycosylase domain-containing protein produces the protein MADETDFETARYRIRRDAKGVFARFHEALAWAKLQWRESRLFRWAAIALGALFVLWLVVWFTLTRDLPDAKTLLDYQPPLPTMVRGIDGEIVDSYARERRVQLQFVDFPRPLTNAFLAAEDKTFWSHGGIDYTGFAGAVFDYVSKFGSGQRAKGGSTITQQVAKNILVGDEYSITRKLKEMVLARRIEGVLTKQQILELYLNEIPLGRQSFGVQAASRAYFDKDIGDLQLHEAAFLAILPKAPERYGRAKYAELALNRRNFVLNQMAANKFITPAQAEEAKAKPLGVIPRRIPSKTVDAGYFLEEVRRQLIKDFGEKAEDGPNSVYAGGLWVRTSLDPELQMAARDSLRAGLLRFHGGRGWTGPIAKIDVSKGNWHSQLASSYLGINYQNWRVGVVISRNGGSARIGFVDGKDYPLTGLPDALRAGDVVVASPDGGAYRVRSIPEVSGGFLAQDPNNGRVLAVQGGFDSRLGAFNRATQAMRQPGSTIKPFVYATGLDFGLTPASMVSDGAFCVFQGTRGEKCFRNFSGGGGGEHTMRWGLEQSRNLMTIHIANDAGMGNVIRTFDKVGIGEYKPYLSFALGAGETTVMKMVNAYSALANQGRQFDPTLIDYVQDRQGKVIWRADKRKCTGCNMREWDGKPMPRFAARGKQVLDPRTAYQVVHMLEGVVQRGTAVSLRDLKLPLFGKTGTTSGPTDVWFVGGSPDIVAGVYLGYDRPRSLGGGAQGGRHAAPIFKQFVQETRDHWADEPFPAPAGVRMVRIDRRSGKRVFGGWPSDDPKAAVIWEAFKPDTEPRRSTRQDEVDAMREEILTLIRRGRQAEAQRRAQPRGEQPGNFVEQQGGLY, from the coding sequence ATGGCCGACGAGACCGATTTCGAAACCGCCCGATACAGGATCCGCCGTGACGCGAAAGGCGTGTTTGCACGGTTTCACGAAGCCTTGGCCTGGGCCAAGCTGCAATGGCGCGAAAGCAGGCTTTTCCGCTGGGCCGCTATCGCTTTGGGCGCGCTGTTCGTGCTCTGGCTGGTGGTGTGGTTCACGCTGACGCGCGACCTTCCCGATGCGAAGACTTTGCTCGATTATCAGCCGCCTTTGCCGACGATGGTGCGCGGGATCGATGGCGAAATCGTTGATTCCTATGCGCGTGAACGGCGTGTCCAGCTGCAGTTCGTCGACTTCCCGCGCCCCCTGACCAATGCGTTTCTTGCCGCCGAGGACAAAACGTTCTGGTCTCATGGGGGGATCGATTACACCGGCTTCGCGGGCGCCGTGTTCGACTATGTCAGCAAGTTCGGTTCGGGACAGCGGGCCAAGGGCGGTTCGACGATCACCCAGCAGGTGGCCAAGAACATTCTGGTGGGGGACGAATATTCGATCACCCGCAAGCTGAAGGAAATGGTGCTCGCGCGCAGGATCGAGGGCGTGCTGACGAAGCAGCAGATTCTCGAACTCTATCTCAACGAAATTCCGCTCGGCCGCCAGAGCTTCGGCGTGCAGGCCGCATCGCGCGCCTATTTCGACAAGGATATCGGCGATCTGCAACTGCACGAGGCCGCGTTCCTCGCCATTCTTCCCAAGGCGCCCGAACGGTATGGCCGCGCCAAATATGCGGAACTGGCGCTGAACCGCCGCAATTTCGTGCTCAATCAGATGGCCGCCAACAAATTCATCACGCCCGCGCAGGCGGAGGAAGCCAAGGCCAAGCCACTGGGGGTCATTCCCCGCCGCATTCCCAGCAAGACGGTGGATGCCGGTTACTTCCTTGAGGAAGTGCGCCGCCAGTTGATCAAGGATTTCGGCGAGAAAGCCGAGGACGGCCCGAACAGCGTCTATGCCGGCGGGCTTTGGGTGCGCACGTCGCTCGATCCCGAATTGCAGATGGCGGCGCGCGATTCGTTGCGGGCCGGGCTGCTGCGGTTCCATGGCGGGCGCGGATGGACCGGCCCGATCGCCAAGATCGACGTTTCCAAAGGCAATTGGCACAGCCAGCTCGCCAGTTCCTACCTTGGGATCAATTATCAGAACTGGCGCGTCGGGGTCGTCATCAGCCGCAATGGCGGTTCTGCCCGGATCGGCTTCGTCGATGGCAAGGATTATCCGTTGACCGGCCTGCCCGACGCCTTGCGCGCGGGGGATGTGGTCGTCGCCTCACCGGATGGCGGCGCATACAGGGTGCGTTCCATTCCCGAAGTGTCCGGCGGCTTCTTGGCGCAGGACCCCAACAATGGCCGGGTTCTGGCGGTGCAGGGCGGCTTCGATTCCCGCCTCGGCGCGTTCAATCGCGCGACTCAGGCGATGCGGCAGCCCGGTTCGACCATCAAGCCTTTCGTCTATGCGACGGGCCTCGATTTCGGGCTGACCCCGGCCTCCATGGTCTCCGATGGCGCATTCTGCGTCTTTCAGGGCACCCGGGGCGAAAAGTGCTTCCGCAATTTCAGCGGCGGCGGCGGCGGTGAGCACACCATGCGCTGGGGCCTTGAACAGTCGCGCAACCTGATGACGATCCATATCGCCAACGATGCCGGGATGGGCAATGTCATCCGCACGTTCGACAAGGTGGGGATCGGCGAATACAAACCTTATCTCTCCTTCGCGCTCGGCGCGGGCGAGACGACGGTGATGAAGATGGTCAACGCCTATTCGGCGCTCGCCAATCAGGGGCGGCAGTTCGATCCCACGCTGATCGATTATGTGCAGGATCGCCAAGGCAAAGTGATCTGGCGCGCGGACAAGCGCAAATGCACCGGCTGCAACATGCGGGAATGGGACGGCAAGCCGATGCCGCGCTTCGCCGCGCGGGGCAAGCAGGTGCTCGATCCGCGCACGGCCTATCAGGTGGTCCATATGCTGGAAGGTGTGGTCCAGCGCGGTACGGCGGTTTCCCTGCGCGATCTCAAATTGCCGCTGTTCGGCAAGACGGGGACGACCTCCGGTCCGACGGATGTCTGGTTCGTGGGCGGTTCGCCCGATATCGTGGCGGGCGTCTATCTCGGATACGATCGGCCGCGCAGCCTTGGCGGCGGCGCGCAGGGCGGGCGCCACGCGGCCCCGATTTTCAAGCAGTTCGTGCAGGAAACGCGCGATCACTGGGCCGATGAACCGTTCCCGGCGCCCGCCGGTGTGCGGATGGTCCGGATCGACCGGCGTTCGGGCAAGCGGGTGTTCGGCGGATGGCCCAGCGACGATCCCAAGGCGGCGGTGATCTGGGAAGCCTTCAAGCCCGATACCGAACCGCGCCGCAGCACCCGTCAGGACGAAGTCGACGCGATGCGCGAAGAAATCCTCACGCTCATCCGCCGTGGGCGGCAGGCGGAAGCCCAGCGCAGGGCGCAGCCGCGCGGCGAACAGCCGGGTAATTTCGTGGAACAGCAGGGCGGACTCTATTAG
- a CDS encoding peroxiredoxin → MKRLSAFLCALGLFGTPAMAALPVGAQAPAFVTKGALAGKDFTFNLRAALAKGPVVLYFYPKAFTQGCTLEAHAFAEAMPEFRAAGAQVVGLSADDLPTLRRFSTEACRDAFPVAVANAATIRAYDVALTRNGAQTGMTDRTSYVIGRNGRVVMVHSDLDWREHVKLTLAAVKTLKTK, encoded by the coding sequence ATGAAACGCCTGTCTGCTTTCCTCTGCGCCCTCGGGCTGTTCGGTACGCCTGCCATGGCCGCTTTGCCGGTCGGCGCTCAGGCGCCCGCTTTTGTCACGAAAGGGGCGCTTGCGGGCAAGGATTTCACTTTCAATCTCAGGGCCGCCCTGGCCAAAGGGCCGGTGGTCCTCTATTTTTATCCCAAGGCCTTCACGCAGGGGTGCACGCTGGAAGCGCACGCTTTCGCCGAAGCGATGCCGGAATTTCGCGCGGCGGGCGCGCAGGTGGTGGGGCTGTCGGCGGACGATCTTCCGACCTTGCGCCGTTTCTCCACCGAAGCCTGCCGGGATGCGTTTCCGGTGGCGGTCGCCAACGCGGCGACGATTAGGGCCTATGATGTCGCCCTGACACGCAATGGCGCGCAAACCGGGATGACGGACCGGACCTCCTACGTCATCGGCCGGAACGGACGCGTGGTCATGGTTCATTCCGATCTGGACTGGCGAGAGCATGTCAAGCTGACGCTTGCAGCGGTGAAAACGCTCAAGACCAAATAG
- the prfB gene encoding peptide chain release factor 2, which translates to MRAEGQAQIDRIEAALALVRRSLDWDRALRRLDELNARVEDPTLWDDPKQAEAIMRERRRLEGSIGTVNEIGQEMADAIEFIEMGEAEGDDAVVEEGLATLEKLAQRADADKVQALLSGEADANDTYLEIHAGAGGTESQDWAEMLQRMYTRWAERRGYKVELVDYHAGEQAGIKSATLLLKGENAYGYAKTESGVHRLVRISPYDSSARRHTSFSSIWVYPVIDDDIDIDINPADLRIDTYRASGAGGQHVNTTDSAVRITHGPSGIIVASQIDRSQHKNREIAMNMLKARLFEEEMRKREEAASAEHASKTDIGWGHQIRSYVLQPYQMVKDLRTGVTSTSPDDVLDGELDEFMAAALAQRVTGEAVEVEDVE; encoded by the coding sequence ATGCGTGCCGAAGGGCAGGCCCAAATAGATCGCATCGAAGCCGCTCTGGCTCTGGTTCGCCGGTCGCTCGACTGGGACCGCGCCTTGCGTCGTCTCGATGAGTTGAACGCGCGCGTTGAAGACCCGACCTTGTGGGACGATCCCAAACAGGCGGAAGCGATCATGCGCGAACGGCGGCGGCTCGAAGGATCGATCGGCACGGTCAACGAGATCGGGCAGGAAATGGCCGATGCCATCGAATTCATCGAAATGGGCGAGGCCGAGGGTGACGATGCGGTGGTCGAGGAAGGCCTGGCCACGCTTGAAAAGCTCGCGCAGCGGGCCGACGCCGACAAAGTGCAGGCCTTACTGTCGGGCGAAGCGGACGCGAACGACACCTATCTCGAAATCCACGCCGGCGCGGGCGGCACCGAAAGCCAGGACTGGGCCGAAATGCTGCAGCGGATGTACACCCGCTGGGCGGAACGGCGCGGGTACAAGGTGGAACTGGTCGATTATCATGCCGGTGAACAGGCGGGTATCAAATCCGCCACGCTGCTGCTCAAAGGCGAAAACGCCTATGGCTATGCCAAGACCGAAAGCGGCGTGCATCGTCTGGTGCGGATCAGCCCCTATGACAGTTCGGCGCGCCGTCATACGAGCTTCAGCTCGATCTGGGTCTATCCCGTGATCGACGACGATATCGATATCGATATCAACCCCGCCGATCTCCGGATCGACACCTATCGCGCATCGGGCGCGGGCGGGCAGCACGTGAACACCACCGATTCCGCCGTGCGCATCACGCACGGGCCGAGCGGCATCATTGTGGCCAGCCAGATCGACCGTTCGCAGCACAAGAACCGCGAAATCGCGATGAACATGCTGAAGGCGCGGCTGTTCGAAGAGGAAATGCGCAAGCGCGAAGAAGCGGCCAGCGCGGAACATGCTTCCAAGACCGATATCGGTTGGGGGCACCAGATCCGTTCCTACGTTCTGCAGCCTTACCAGATGGTCAAGGACCTGCGGACCGGT